The following are from one region of the Pseudomonas putida genome:
- a CDS encoding VOC family protein yields MAAKPIPEGQHSITPYLAINDAAKAIEFYKKAFSAVEMFRLDAPGGRVGHAELKIGDSSLMLGDPCDMEGGLTASQKLSGAGVGLHLYVEDCDKVYAQALAAGATQLRAVTDQFYGDRSGTLKDPFGNIWFVSTHKEDLTPDEIRARAAKMFGGTAQ; encoded by the coding sequence ATGGCAGCCAAACCCATTCCCGAAGGCCAGCACAGCATCACGCCCTACCTGGCCATCAACGACGCAGCCAAGGCCATCGAGTTCTACAAGAAGGCCTTCTCTGCCGTCGAGATGTTCCGCCTCGACGCCCCGGGCGGCCGCGTCGGCCATGCCGAGCTGAAAATCGGCGACTCCTCGCTGATGCTTGGCGACCCTTGCGATATGGAGGGCGGCCTCACCGCCAGCCAGAAGCTCAGCGGCGCAGGCGTAGGGTTGCATCTGTACGTCGAGGACTGCGACAAGGTCTATGCCCAGGCCCTGGCGGCCGGCGCCACCCAGCTGCGTGCGGTGACGGACCAGTTCTATGGCGACCGCAGCGGCACCCTGAAAGACCCGTTCGGCAACATCTGGTTCGTTTCCACCCACAAGGAGGACCTGACCCCGGACGAAATTCGCGCACGCGCGGCAAAGATGTTCGGTGGCACTGCGCAGTAA
- a CDS encoding NADP-dependent glyceraldehyde-3-phosphate dehydrogenase has protein sequence MDRLLDSLFPSAENIPETWRLEAPLEQRDYLVNGELRRWDGPLATVRSPVWLKQGNDEHQVVLGSAPLLDADTALTALDAAVQAYDKGRGAWPNMRVAERIQHVEAFLARMREQRQAVVKLLMWEIGKNLKDSEKEFDRTCDYIVDTINALKDLDRRSSRFELEQGTLGQIRRAPLGVALCMGPYNYPLNETFTTLIPALIMGNTVVFKPAKFGVLLIRPLLEAFRDSFPPGVINVIYGRGRETVSALMASGKVDVFAFIGTHKAASDLKKLHPRPHRLRAALGLDAKNPGIVLPQVDLDNAVEEAVTGALSFNGQRCTALKILFVHEDVVDAFLDKFQRKLAALKPGMPWEPGVALTPLPEHGKVDYLDGLVADATAKGARVLNEGGGHSRGSFFYPAVLYPVKSDMRVYHEEQFGPLVPVVPYRDLQTVIDYVLDSDYGQQLSLFGNDPATIGSLVDIFANQVGRININAQCQRGPDTYPFNGRKNSAEGTLSVHDALRVFSIRTLVATRFQETNKELISEIIRNRQSSFLTTDYIF, from the coding sequence ATGGACCGTCTGCTCGATTCACTCTTCCCCAGCGCCGAGAACATCCCGGAAACATGGCGCCTGGAAGCCCCCCTGGAACAACGCGACTATCTGGTGAACGGCGAGCTCAGGCGCTGGGACGGCCCCCTGGCCACGGTACGCAGCCCGGTCTGGCTCAAGCAAGGCAACGATGAGCACCAGGTGGTCCTGGGCAGCGCCCCGCTGCTCGATGCCGACACCGCGCTCACTGCCCTCGATGCCGCCGTGCAGGCCTACGACAAAGGCCGCGGTGCCTGGCCGAACATGCGCGTGGCCGAGCGCATCCAGCACGTCGAGGCTTTCCTGGCGCGCATGCGTGAGCAGCGCCAGGCCGTGGTCAAGCTGCTGATGTGGGAGATCGGCAAGAACCTCAAGGATTCGGAAAAGGAATTCGACCGCACCTGCGACTATATCGTCGACACCATCAATGCCCTCAAGGACCTCGACCGCCGCTCCAGCCGCTTCGAGCTGGAACAAGGCACGCTCGGCCAGATCCGCCGTGCACCGTTGGGTGTAGCCCTGTGCATGGGGCCCTACAACTACCCGCTGAACGAAACCTTCACCACGCTGATCCCGGCGCTGATCATGGGCAACACCGTGGTGTTCAAGCCGGCCAAGTTCGGCGTGCTGCTGATTCGGCCGTTGCTCGAAGCCTTCCGTGACAGCTTCCCGCCCGGGGTGATCAACGTCATCTATGGCCGCGGCCGGGAAACGGTGAGCGCGCTGATGGCCAGCGGCAAGGTCGATGTGTTCGCCTTCATCGGCACGCACAAGGCCGCCAGCGACCTGAAGAAATTGCACCCGCGCCCGCACCGGTTGCGCGCGGCACTGGGGCTGGATGCAAAGAACCCGGGCATCGTGCTGCCTCAGGTGGACCTGGACAACGCCGTCGAAGAGGCAGTCACCGGGGCGCTGTCGTTCAATGGCCAGCGCTGCACGGCACTGAAAATCCTGTTCGTCCACGAGGACGTGGTCGATGCCTTCCTCGACAAGTTCCAGCGCAAGCTGGCCGCGCTCAAGCCTGGCATGCCCTGGGAGCCAGGCGTGGCGCTGACACCGTTGCCCGAACATGGCAAGGTCGACTACCTCGACGGCCTGGTCGCCGATGCCACCGCCAAGGGCGCACGCGTGCTCAACGAAGGCGGTGGGCACAGCCGTGGCTCGTTCTTCTACCCGGCCGTGCTGTACCCGGTGAAGAGCGACATGCGCGTCTACCACGAGGAGCAGTTCGGCCCGCTGGTGCCGGTGGTGCCCTACCGCGATCTGCAGACGGTGATCGACTATGTACTGGACTCCGACTACGGCCAGCAACTGAGCCTGTTCGGTAATGACCCGGCAACGATCGGCAGCCTGGTCGACATCTTTGCCAACCAGGTCGGGCGCATCAACATCAACGCGCAATGCCAGCGCGGCCCCGACACCTACCCGTTCAACGGCCGCAAGAACAGCGCCGAAGGCACCCTGTCGGTACACGACGCCCTGCGTGTGTTCTCGATCCGCACCCTGGTCGCCACGCGCTTCCAGGAGACCAACAAGGAACTGATCAGCGAGATCATTCGCAACCGGCAGTCGAGCTTCCTGACCACCGACTACATCTTCTGA
- a CDS encoding leucine-rich repeat domain-containing protein: MPFENPHQPLLEAQLPHWARQATPKQWATLKQTQVAPWQGQAWFDNAAPDLRQAVHASQARLMHAQAALACSLKGVKQITEFAEPLLQGRLAQHGFHASLCNTQLLRVERTWHWTVLRYLYRHRRDNLLQAALQNFADDEAFTPESAIALSADIQVTPVLVHGSFSLGMQVPVARVALKSERYQVERLPLAPAAFATLCRDLDLGNAYQAHLEHHFARPATRALAIRVQKDRLRLAADLAYLRHLLDGSTRDQVEQLLQGGAVRCWQLALFGTVLHEVMLIDAGSAGLALYLPGHDPALRQCNNLDAVHDTLATLLLEPEARQAFMAYIRQDERRHFLDLLQQNLDATGNTAYDRPWQRAAQADLRPSREAITAEPFAHYQDLHLARLKHEASLLAVPTAIADANARARRLEEWESLGLDALNIAAFFIPGAGTLMLAVTACQLLGEAFEGYEAWQEGDRHLALRHLEAVGLNLAMIGGFAAAGKVIPKLFNSPLMENLQQVCGNDGRYRLWNEDLTPYRSAVALPPTLQPNALGQYLYQGRHFIRMDGHLFEQRFDHELQQWRLIHPEKPDAWQPPLAHNAEGAWRGQHEQPGQWPFAKLVQRLGEAYAAFTPAQLTQAGRLCGIDAARLRRVHLEGQPTPPLLLDTLQRMAAQAEVEALADQAPPGLFERLYNGSAPTTASTQKLLDAYPRLSPALARRLLAPLGEAESYAWQQHGQLPARVRQSLEQVHSELPLVRALEGVLQPARASSDSERLLFSALDAMPDWPGDLRLELRSASPEGPRLEQVGSDQATSLRRVIKSLEGYEVDLGERPVPALRDPDLCRAIEQALSRSHRDRLGIATADGRSLRQRVLDWVDKHRQTVAQRLWGHQTLRRKLMPGLRGGRPLAAEPPQPRLAGSLAGAYRRLFPDATDQEFENWLGHDEDNPYVDDIRSPTQRLHDLQQRLDTLRRDLQEWARPDPQRPHQRHLAIRPILNAWRRLSTIALEGGGRFHSLDLSGLELDNQALASLTLPDDFSHVQHLSLSYNRSLSQLPAEFCRRFPNLNRLLLANCRFDTVPRLSSPEQLAWLDLEGNRITWSPQAQQALDRCSGLVVLDLSGNPLLQAPDLRGLGYLKTLFLTDCALSELPQGLERVVEPIILDIGENQLLRLPDGFNLPRPVANALRLESEWLGAPVLEQIEAYNAVHQVDLLVCEGDYLEFFDQTGPAEMALWQRLPPQYRRDLRALLDLEPFLSRPQYARAEFWRRLALIDADPALRQQWLTHPPYDLFNLPL; encoded by the coding sequence ATGCCATTCGAAAATCCTCATCAACCGTTGCTCGAGGCGCAACTGCCGCACTGGGCACGCCAGGCAACGCCCAAGCAGTGGGCCACGTTGAAGCAGACCCAGGTCGCCCCATGGCAGGGGCAGGCCTGGTTTGACAACGCAGCCCCCGACCTGCGCCAGGCAGTCCACGCCAGTCAGGCGCGGCTGATGCATGCGCAAGCAGCCTTGGCATGTTCACTCAAAGGCGTGAAACAGATCACGGAGTTCGCCGAACCCTTGCTGCAGGGACGCCTCGCTCAACACGGCTTTCACGCATCGCTGTGCAATACCCAGCTACTGCGGGTCGAACGCACCTGGCACTGGACCGTCCTGCGCTATCTCTACCGCCATCGCCGCGACAACTTGCTACAGGCCGCCCTGCAGAATTTCGCCGACGATGAGGCATTCACCCCCGAAAGTGCCATTGCCCTGAGCGCCGACATTCAGGTCACGCCGGTGCTGGTACACGGCTCCTTCTCTCTCGGCATGCAGGTACCCGTGGCGCGCGTTGCGCTTAAGTCCGAGCGTTATCAGGTGGAACGGCTGCCCCTCGCGCCTGCCGCTTTCGCCACATTGTGCCGTGACCTGGACCTGGGTAACGCTTACCAGGCACATCTGGAACACCACTTCGCCCGCCCCGCTACCCGGGCCTTGGCCATCAGGGTACAAAAGGACCGCCTACGCCTGGCGGCCGACCTTGCCTACCTGCGGCACCTGCTTGACGGCAGCACGCGCGATCAGGTCGAACAGCTGTTGCAGGGTGGCGCGGTGAGGTGCTGGCAACTGGCGCTGTTCGGCACCGTGTTGCACGAGGTCATGCTGATCGATGCTGGCAGCGCTGGGCTGGCGCTGTACTTGCCCGGCCATGACCCAGCCCTGCGCCAATGCAACAACCTGGATGCAGTACACGATACGCTGGCGACCTTGCTGCTGGAACCCGAGGCCCGTCAGGCCTTCATGGCCTATATCAGGCAGGACGAGCGCAGGCACTTTCTCGATCTGCTGCAGCAGAACCTCGACGCCACAGGCAACACAGCCTATGACCGCCCTTGGCAGCGTGCAGCACAAGCGGACCTGCGCCCCTCGCGCGAGGCCATCACGGCCGAGCCTTTCGCCCACTACCAGGATCTGCACCTGGCCCGTCTCAAGCACGAAGCCAGCCTGCTGGCGGTCCCGACAGCAATAGCCGATGCCAATGCGCGGGCCAGGCGCCTGGAGGAATGGGAAAGCCTTGGCCTGGATGCACTCAATATAGCCGCGTTCTTCATTCCGGGTGCAGGCACCCTGATGCTGGCCGTCACTGCCTGCCAATTGCTCGGCGAAGCCTTCGAGGGCTACGAGGCCTGGCAGGAAGGCGATCGTCACCTGGCGCTGCGCCACCTGGAAGCGGTCGGCCTGAACCTGGCCATGATCGGTGGGTTCGCGGCAGCGGGCAAGGTGATACCCAAGCTGTTCAACAGCCCGTTGATGGAAAACCTGCAGCAAGTATGCGGCAACGACGGGCGCTACCGGCTCTGGAATGAAGACCTCACCCCTTACCGCAGTGCCGTGGCACTGCCGCCAACGCTGCAGCCTAATGCACTTGGCCAGTACCTGTACCAGGGACGGCATTTCATCCGCATGGACGGTCATTTGTTCGAACAACGCTTCGACCACGAACTGCAGCAATGGCGGCTCATTCACCCCGAGAAGCCCGATGCCTGGCAACCACCGCTGGCGCACAATGCCGAGGGTGCCTGGCGTGGCCAGCATGAACAGCCAGGCCAGTGGCCGTTCGCCAAGCTGGTGCAACGCCTCGGCGAGGCATATGCCGCGTTCACGCCAGCACAGCTGACGCAGGCCGGCCGCCTCTGTGGCATCGACGCCGCGCGCTTGCGCCGGGTGCACCTGGAAGGCCAGCCAACGCCGCCGCTGTTGCTCGATACCCTGCAGCGCATGGCAGCACAGGCCGAGGTAGAGGCATTGGCCGACCAGGCCCCACCCGGTCTGTTCGAGCGGCTCTACAACGGCAGTGCACCCACCACTGCGTCAACGCAGAAGCTGCTCGATGCCTACCCGCGGCTTTCGCCGGCCCTGGCCAGGCGTTTGCTGGCACCGCTGGGCGAGGCCGAATCGTACGCCTGGCAACAGCACGGTCAGTTGCCTGCACGGGTTCGCCAGTCGCTGGAGCAGGTACACAGCGAGCTGCCCCTGGTGCGCGCGCTGGAAGGCGTGCTTCAGCCTGCCCGGGCCAGCAGCGACAGCGAACGCCTGCTGTTCAGCGCACTGGATGCCATGCCCGACTGGCCTGGGGACTTGCGCCTGGAGCTGCGCAGCGCCAGCCCCGAAGGCCCGCGGCTGGAGCAGGTCGGCAGCGACCAGGCCACCAGCCTGCGGCGGGTGATCAAATCGCTCGAAGGCTATGAGGTCGACCTGGGCGAGCGCCCTGTACCTGCGCTGCGCGATCCTGATCTCTGCCGGGCGATAGAGCAGGCTCTGTCACGCTCGCACCGCGATAGGCTGGGCATCGCGACGGCCGATGGCCGTTCGCTACGCCAGCGCGTACTGGATTGGGTCGACAAGCACAGGCAGACAGTGGCCCAGCGGCTCTGGGGGCACCAAACGCTGCGGCGCAAGCTTATGCCGGGCTTGCGCGGCGGCCGGCCGTTGGCCGCCGAACCGCCTCAGCCACGCCTGGCAGGCTCATTGGCCGGAGCCTATCGCCGCTTGTTCCCCGACGCTACCGATCAGGAGTTTGAAAACTGGCTCGGCCACGATGAGGACAACCCGTACGTGGACGACATCCGCTCACCCACGCAGCGGCTGCACGACCTGCAGCAGCGTCTGGATACGCTGCGCCGCGACCTGCAGGAATGGGCCAGGCCTGATCCGCAACGCCCTCACCAGCGACACCTGGCCATCCGCCCTATTCTCAACGCCTGGCGCCGGCTGTCGACCATAGCGCTCGAAGGGGGTGGCCGCTTCCACAGCCTGGACCTGTCCGGCCTGGAACTGGACAACCAGGCCCTGGCCAGCCTGACCTTGCCGGACGACTTCAGCCATGTGCAGCACCTGTCACTCAGCTACAACCGTTCACTCAGCCAGTTGCCGGCCGAGTTCTGCAGGCGCTTCCCCAACCTCAATCGCCTGCTGCTGGCCAACTGTCGGTTCGACACCGTGCCACGCCTGAGTAGCCCCGAGCAGCTCGCCTGGCTGGATCTGGAAGGCAACCGCATCACCTGGAGCCCCCAGGCCCAGCAGGCCCTGGACCGCTGCTCCGGGCTTGTCGTGCTGGACCTTTCGGGCAACCCGCTGCTGCAGGCCCCCGACCTGCGCGGACTGGGCTACCTGAAGACGCTGTTCCTGACCGACTGTGCGCTCAGCGAACTGCCGCAAGGCCTTGAGCGGGTGGTCGAGCCCATCATCCTCGACATTGGCGAGAACCAGCTGCTGCGGTTGCCAGACGGTTTCAACCTGCCACGGCCAGTGGCAAACGCCCTGCGACTGGAAAGCGAATGGCTGGGCGCACCTGTGCTTGAGCAGATCGAGGCCTACAACGCCGTGCACCAGGTGGACCTGCTGGTATGCGAAGGCGACTATCTGGAATTCTTCGACCAGACCGGCCCGGCCGAAATGGCCCTGTGGCAGCGATTACCACCGCAGTATCGACGCGACCTCAGGGCATTGCTCGATCTGGAACCGTTCCTGTCCCGCCCGCAGTATGCCCGCGCAGAGTTCTGGCGGCGCCTGGCCCTGATCGATGCAGACCCCGCCCTGCGCCAGCAATGGCTGACCCACCCACCTTACGACCTGTTCAACCTCCCGCTTTGA
- a CDS encoding glycosyltransferase family 61 protein — MGSDISQFSASLVARQHTWTLAAYRYMARKRLCGNSSIDLKSIATKSWDIAPGEVTVSPPAIYLPGQLERVTGWEGKRFYPYVHPGRTMEGGISTLQGPTRGYLIKDVWLVDGALYKGKASHWLSQKPSPFPGIIVDHEIDRAAIYCTQNGNSWFGTWLMEDCPTYALACNEGIPVTTAPSARFPLFTQAPAYEDWLEMNPLRLRSAFFRELVLFDDQANNRSRHARYRAMGDKLLSHVLQAPHPGVFLLRGGAGELRLLRNELALAEHLRATRGFRIVDPMKTDVPSIVAACAGARVVIGVEGSQLVHGVNVLQAGGCLLTLQPPDRFVSYYKYLTDRDHQHFGFVVGVPDGDGFTIDVGEVERTLDLFP; from the coding sequence ATGGGAAGCGACATCTCGCAGTTCAGTGCATCGCTTGTCGCCAGGCAGCACACCTGGACTCTGGCCGCCTACCGCTATATGGCCCGCAAACGGCTGTGCGGGAACAGCAGCATCGACCTCAAGAGTATCGCAACCAAGAGCTGGGACATTGCCCCCGGTGAAGTCACGGTTTCGCCCCCGGCCATTTACCTGCCAGGCCAACTGGAGCGGGTGACGGGTTGGGAAGGCAAGCGTTTCTATCCCTATGTGCACCCTGGGCGCACCATGGAGGGCGGCATCAGTACGCTGCAAGGGCCGACCCGTGGCTACCTGATCAAGGATGTGTGGCTGGTAGACGGTGCATTGTACAAGGGCAAGGCCAGCCATTGGCTGTCGCAGAAGCCAAGCCCTTTTCCGGGCATCATCGTGGATCACGAAATCGACCGCGCGGCCATCTATTGCACGCAAAACGGCAATTCGTGGTTCGGCACCTGGCTGATGGAGGATTGTCCGACCTATGCGCTGGCCTGTAACGAAGGCATACCGGTAACCACCGCGCCCTCGGCCAGGTTCCCGCTGTTTACCCAGGCACCGGCCTACGAAGACTGGCTGGAAATGAACCCGCTGCGCTTGCGCAGTGCGTTTTTCCGAGAACTGGTGCTGTTCGATGACCAGGCCAACAACCGCAGCCGGCATGCCCGTTACCGGGCCATGGGCGACAAGTTGCTGTCGCACGTGCTGCAGGCCCCACACCCAGGGGTGTTCCTGCTGCGTGGTGGCGCCGGTGAACTGCGCCTGTTGCGCAACGAACTGGCGCTGGCCGAGCACCTGCGCGCCACCCGCGGCTTTCGCATCGTCGACCCGATGAAGACCGATGTGCCGAGTATCGTCGCGGCCTGTGCCGGGGCGAGGGTGGTCATCGGAGTGGAGGGTAGCCAGCTGGTTCATGGGGTCAATGTGCTGCAGGCCGGTGGTTGCCTGCTGACCTTGCAGCCGCCCGATCGGTTTGTCAGCTACTACAAGTACCTGACGGATCGTGACCACCAGCATTTCGGCTTTGTGGTCGGGGTACCGGACGGCGACGGCTTCACGATCGATGTCGGCGAAGTGGAGAGGACGCTGGACCTGTTTCCGTGA
- a CDS encoding AraC family transcriptional regulator, giving the protein MIEVSRFWRDPALPFVEARRVGDGRQVCYAAHSHESFSIGVITGGRSTYLYGDQCLEVAAGTTVLMNPGVVHACNPIAGEPWSYLMLFVDMPWLQAQGFSLPAQAWSRSPALYRCLLQAFADLFDASLPDREGRLAALFDALPGLLGGHASVNDEGNPRLEAAAAFIRAHRGDPLSLDDICAACGLSRSYLIRAFRQRFGLTPHGYLLDQRVQLARAQLRMGRAIAEVAQEAGFADQAHLQRAFKQHLAATPGHYRNAFG; this is encoded by the coding sequence ATGATCGAGGTATCACGGTTCTGGCGCGACCCGGCGTTACCTTTTGTCGAAGCCCGGCGGGTAGGGGATGGGCGCCAGGTGTGCTACGCGGCGCATTCCCACGAGAGCTTTTCCATCGGGGTGATCACGGGTGGGCGCAGTACCTACCTGTACGGTGACCAGTGCCTCGAGGTGGCGGCCGGCACCACCGTGCTGATGAACCCAGGCGTTGTGCACGCCTGCAACCCCATCGCCGGGGAACCATGGTCCTACCTGATGTTGTTCGTCGATATGCCCTGGTTGCAGGCGCAGGGCTTCAGCTTGCCGGCCCAGGCCTGGAGTCGCTCGCCAGCGTTGTACCGGTGCCTGTTGCAGGCATTTGCGGATCTGTTCGATGCCAGTCTGCCAGACCGGGAAGGCCGCCTGGCGGCGCTGTTTGATGCACTGCCTGGGTTGCTTGGCGGTCACGCCAGCGTGAACGACGAAGGCAACCCGCGACTGGAGGCGGCGGCAGCATTCATACGCGCCCATCGTGGCGACCCGCTGAGCCTGGACGACATTTGCGCGGCCTGCGGCCTGTCGCGTTCCTACCTGATCCGCGCATTCCGCCAACGCTTCGGCCTGACGCCGCACGGCTACCTGCTCGACCAACGCGTGCAACTGGCCAGGGCGCAACTGCGCATGGGCCGGGCAATTGCGGAGGTTGCGCAGGAGGCCGGGTTTGCCGACCAGGCGCACCTGCAGCGGGCCTTCAAACAGCACCTTGCGGCGACGCCGGGGCATTACCGCAATGCATTCGGCTGA